A region from the Treponema pallidum subsp. pallidum str. Nichols genome encodes:
- the tsaD gene encoding tRNA (adenosine(37)-N6)-threonylcarbamoyltransferase complex transferase subunit TsaD, which yields MNVLGIETSCDETAVAIVKDGTHVCSNVVATQIPFHAPYRGIVPELASRKHIEWILPTVKEALARAQLTLADIDGIAVTHAPGLTGSLLVGLTFAKTLAWSMHLPFIAVNHLHAHFCAAHVEHDLAYPYVGLLASGGHALVCVVHDFDQVEALGATIDDAPGEAFDKVAAFYGFGYPGGKVIETLAEQGDARAARFPLPHFHGKGHRYDVSYSGLKTAVIHQLDHFWNKEYERTAQNIAAAFQACAINILLRPLARALQDTGLPTAVVCGGVAANSLLRKSVADWKHARCVFPSREYCTDNAVMVAALGYRYLIRGDRSFYGVTERSRIAHFSKRGGDRLAAQRSAASQPLF from the coding sequence GTGAATGTCCTCGGAATTGAGACCTCTTGTGATGAGACTGCAGTTGCAATTGTAAAAGATGGCACGCACGTGTGCAGCAATGTTGTGGCTACGCAAATTCCTTTTCATGCGCCGTATCGTGGCATTGTCCCAGAACTTGCAAGTCGCAAGCACATTGAGTGGATTTTGCCAACGGTGAAAGAGGCGCTTGCACGCGCTCAGCTGACGCTTGCTGATATCGATGGCATCGCCGTAACACATGCACCTGGGCTGACCGGATCTCTCCTGGTAGGCCTGACGTTTGCGAAAACACTCGCATGGTCAATGCACCTTCCTTTCATTGCGGTTAATCACCTTCATGCACACTTTTGTGCCGCGCACGTGGAGCACGATCTGGCATATCCCTACGTGGGCTTGCTGGCGTCTGGAGGACATGCGCTCGTATGTGTTGTGCACGATTTTGATCAGGTAGAAGCGCTTGGCGCAACGATCGACGACGCTCCCGGGGAAGCCTTTGATAAGGTTGCAGCCTTTTATGGCTTTGGATATCCGGGAGGCAAGGTAATTGAAACGTTAGCAGAACAGGGTGACGCGCGTGCCGCGCGTTTTCCGCTTCCTCATTTTCACGGAAAAGGGCATCGGTATGATGTATCATATTCAGGATTGAAGACAGCAGTTATTCATCAGCTCGATCACTTTTGGAACAAGGAATACGAGCGCACTGCGCAGAACATTGCTGCGGCGTTTCAAGCGTGTGCAATCAACATCTTGCTCCGTCCGCTTGCGCGCGCATTACAGGATACAGGGCTGCCAACGGCAGTAGTGTGCGGAGGTGTTGCAGCAAACAGTTTGCTCAGAAAATCTGTAGCGGACTGGAAGCATGCGCGGTGTGTGTTCCCTTCGCGTGAGTACTGTACAGACAACGCGGTGATGGTTGCTGCGCTCGGGTACCGCTATTTGATCCGTGGTGATAGGAGTTTCTATGGGGTAACAGAGCGTTCGCGCATTGCGCACTTCAGTAAGCGCGGGGGAGATCGTCTCGCTGCACAGAGAAGCGCTGCTTCTCAGCCTCTTTTTTGA
- the alr gene encoding alanine racemase → MACNQALIHLANLRHNLGEIMSRTRARVCLPVKADAYGHGACDVAQAALSCGVHSFAVACVQEASQLRAAGVRAPILCLSTPTAEEISSLIEHRVHTVISERAHIALIARALRQSADTGATCGVHVKIDTGMGRIGCAPDEACALVQMVCATPGLHLEGVCTHFSVADSVRAEDLQYTEMQRAHFMHCVQYIRKSGISIPLVHAANSAALLCHPRAHFDMVRPGLLAYGYAPESVHPAVRSVFLPVMELVTQVRAIKKIPAGAYVSYQRLWRAHTETHVGILPIGYADGVMRALSPGLQVCIGGKWYPVVGAICMDQCVVDLGTPLRVTVGDRVTLFGPQDAGGPGQGADVLASHAGTIPYELLCAIGKRVERVYIR, encoded by the coding sequence GTGGCATGCAATCAGGCATTGATCCATTTAGCAAACTTGCGTCATAACCTCGGTGAAATTATGAGCCGTACACGCGCGCGTGTGTGTCTACCTGTTAAGGCGGACGCGTATGGACACGGTGCGTGTGACGTCGCACAGGCGGCGCTTTCGTGCGGGGTGCACTCGTTCGCCGTTGCATGTGTGCAAGAAGCGTCGCAACTGCGTGCGGCAGGTGTTCGCGCGCCGATTTTGTGTTTAAGTACTCCAACTGCTGAAGAGATTTCTAGTCTTATTGAGCATCGTGTGCACACCGTGATTTCTGAGCGCGCGCATATTGCCCTTATCGCACGCGCGCTCCGTCAGTCTGCTGATACGGGTGCCACGTGTGGGGTACACGTAAAGATTGATACCGGAATGGGGAGAATCGGCTGTGCGCCGGATGAGGCCTGTGCGCTCGTGCAGATGGTGTGCGCAACACCGGGTCTCCATCTTGAGGGGGTATGTACGCATTTTTCTGTCGCGGATTCTGTGCGTGCTGAGGACCTGCAGTACACTGAGATGCAACGTGCACATTTTATGCATTGCGTACAGTACATACGGAAAAGTGGCATATCGATTCCATTGGTGCATGCGGCAAACTCTGCAGCGCTGTTGTGCCATCCGCGGGCACACTTCGACATGGTGCGTCCGGGATTGTTGGCATACGGCTATGCCCCTGAGTCTGTGCATCCTGCTGTGCGCAGTGTGTTCCTTCCCGTCATGGAGCTTGTTACCCAAGTCCGTGCAATCAAAAAAATACCTGCAGGCGCGTACGTTTCTTACCAGCGCTTGTGGCGTGCGCATACAGAAACACATGTAGGTATTCTGCCTATCGGATATGCAGACGGAGTTATGCGCGCGCTGTCGCCGGGTTTGCAGGTGTGCATTGGGGGGAAGTGGTATCCGGTGGTGGGGGCAATTTGCATGGACCAGTGTGTAGTGGACCTAGGTACCCCGCTGCGTGTGACAGTTGGAGATAGGGTGACACTTTTCGGTCCTCAGGACGCAGGTGGCCCAGGACAGGGGGCAGATGTGCTCGCCTCGCATGCAGGCACCATTCCCTATGAGCTTTTGTGCGCGATTGGTAAGCGTGTCGAACGGGTGTACATCCGGTGA
- a CDS encoding SAM-dependent methyltransferase: protein MNVYKRADFWAKKAAAAGYRARSVYKLAALDKKYSLLSRASRVLDLGAAPGSWTQYVLGTAAACTAVCAVDVQPIASDIQDARLQRVQGDLCAADTRARVACNAPFDLILSDAAPRTTGNRTVDTSASACLAAGVCAYVNFLSSDGGLVFKVFQGSEHLAILTHLRAHFGAVCSFKPPASRPRSCELYVVARFFRGTCGK from the coding sequence GTGAACGTCTATAAACGTGCTGATTTTTGGGCAAAAAAGGCAGCCGCCGCGGGGTACCGCGCGCGTTCGGTGTATAAATTAGCGGCGCTTGATAAAAAATACTCCCTCCTGTCGCGCGCCTCGCGGGTGCTCGATTTGGGCGCCGCGCCAGGAAGCTGGACCCAGTACGTGCTGGGCACCGCTGCTGCGTGCACCGCCGTGTGTGCGGTGGATGTGCAGCCGATTGCGTCGGACATTCAGGACGCGCGTTTGCAACGAGTGCAGGGGGATTTGTGCGCAGCAGATACACGTGCGCGTGTTGCGTGCAACGCTCCTTTCGATCTTATTCTTTCTGATGCCGCACCTCGTACGACCGGAAACCGCACAGTAGATACGAGCGCTTCTGCGTGTCTTGCAGCAGGGGTGTGTGCGTACGTCAACTTCTTGTCCTCTGATGGAGGATTGGTGTTCAAGGTGTTCCAAGGGTCAGAGCACCTTGCTATCCTTACACACCTGCGTGCGCATTTCGGTGCGGTGTGTAGTTTTAAACCGCCTGCTTCTCGTCCCCGTAGTTGTGAGTTATATGTGGTGGCGCGTTTCTTTCGCGGTACGTGCGGCAAGTAA
- a CDS encoding polyprenyl synthetase family protein, with protein sequence MKRALAQRLRNIERALADALPAQPTRSWMGTRLRVLASEDTRVLRTVCNACVSCGGKRWRPLLLILSAELAHACVQCTHRKLQGHKRKKISEREWYTLSAVVELIHTASLLHDDIEDHSSTRRGKPCAYLRYGTDCVLNAASWLYFHAHALIDTLSIEPALKAALFSATISATRALHMGQALDIAWHRSPELIPSRAQYLRMVALKTGALIALSGELGFLCAGYSAREARSFGAQVMPIGIGFQILDDVQGIDGGVSGKAHADDIVEGKKSFPVILHVHTHPQDAPTFARLFAAARAEGLHSPAVKQAQRILYSSEALTHARAYGLRMIERTLTRVHAHFPCNPACQLWCTAVQYGVRAHLHAH encoded by the coding sequence ATGAAACGTGCACTTGCTCAACGACTCAGAAATATTGAACGAGCACTCGCCGATGCACTTCCTGCGCAACCTACGCGCTCGTGGATGGGAACGCGGCTCCGTGTCCTTGCGTCCGAAGATACGCGCGTCCTGCGCACCGTGTGCAACGCGTGTGTCAGCTGCGGCGGAAAGCGCTGGAGACCGTTGTTACTGATACTTTCTGCAGAACTTGCACACGCGTGTGTGCAGTGCACGCATCGGAAACTCCAAGGACACAAGAGGAAGAAAATTTCCGAACGCGAATGGTACACACTGAGCGCGGTAGTAGAGCTCATTCACACAGCCAGCCTTTTGCACGATGATATTGAGGACCATTCGTCTACGCGGCGTGGTAAGCCATGTGCGTATCTGCGCTACGGTACTGACTGCGTTCTTAATGCAGCAAGCTGGTTGTATTTTCATGCACACGCACTCATTGACACGCTCAGCATAGAACCTGCCCTTAAGGCGGCTCTTTTTTCTGCCACGATAAGTGCAACGCGTGCTCTTCATATGGGTCAGGCGCTTGATATTGCATGGCATCGCAGCCCAGAACTTATTCCCTCGCGTGCGCAGTATCTGCGTATGGTTGCACTGAAAACTGGCGCACTCATCGCTCTATCAGGCGAATTGGGGTTTTTGTGTGCAGGTTATTCTGCGCGTGAGGCGCGCTCCTTTGGAGCGCAAGTCATGCCTATTGGGATAGGATTTCAGATTCTCGATGATGTACAAGGCATTGACGGAGGTGTTTCAGGCAAAGCGCACGCTGATGACATCGTCGAAGGAAAGAAGAGCTTTCCTGTTATCCTTCACGTGCACACGCATCCTCAAGACGCACCTACATTTGCACGTCTTTTTGCTGCCGCACGCGCAGAAGGACTGCACTCTCCTGCAGTCAAACAGGCACAACGGATACTGTATTCTTCAGAGGCACTTACTCACGCGCGCGCGTACGGCCTGCGCATGATAGAGCGCACACTCACACGGGTGCACGCACATTTTCCTTGCAATCCTGCATGCCAGCTGTGGTGTACTGCAGTGCAGTATGGGGTACGCGCGCACCTGCACGCGCACTAA
- a CDS encoding substrate-binding domain-containing protein, whose product MKENSCTACSRRLALFVGAAVLVVGCSSKTDVTLNRDKPLVFFNRQPSDPLTGKVDMAAMNWNDKTYYVGFDAKFGGSIQGKMILDFLASSESSVDRNGDGIIGYVLCIGDVGHNDSKVRTEGIRRALGTWTGSSDPGQAKEGQAVVGGKSYKVVELEGKAMTGTDGSTWNTNSATESMGSWVAKFADKIDLVISNNDGMAMGCLQASNYPRGLPIFGYDANADAVESVGKGELTGTVSQNVDAQAVAVLQIIRNLLDGSSGEDVVANGISRPDAHGNKISAPVQYWEDVKAIMADNSEVTSANWKEYTRGARDAGVRQVSAPTKKVLLTVHNASNDFLASAYLPALKHYAPLLNVDLTVVQGDGQNELSCLDKFTNLDMFDAFAVNMVKTNSGADYTDKLKY is encoded by the coding sequence ATGAAGGAGAATTCTTGCACGGCGTGCAGCAGACGGCTCGCCTTGTTCGTGGGCGCTGCGGTGCTTGTGGTAGGCTGTTCATCCAAGACGGATGTCACGCTCAACCGTGACAAGCCCCTAGTGTTTTTTAACCGACAGCCCTCTGATCCCCTCACGGGGAAGGTTGACATGGCTGCCATGAACTGGAACGACAAAACCTATTACGTGGGTTTTGACGCTAAGTTTGGTGGTTCTATACAGGGAAAGATGATTCTAGACTTCCTCGCCTCTTCTGAGTCCTCGGTTGACCGCAACGGTGACGGCATCATCGGTTATGTGCTTTGCATCGGTGACGTCGGGCACAATGATTCGAAAGTCCGCACCGAGGGTATTCGCCGCGCGTTGGGCACGTGGACCGGCTCCTCGGATCCGGGACAGGCGAAAGAAGGCCAGGCAGTGGTAGGAGGGAAATCCTACAAGGTGGTGGAGCTCGAGGGAAAGGCGATGACGGGAACTGACGGTTCCACTTGGAATACGAATTCTGCAACCGAGTCAATGGGAAGCTGGGTGGCAAAGTTCGCGGATAAGATAGACCTGGTCATCTCAAACAACGACGGGATGGCAATGGGCTGTCTGCAGGCGTCCAATTATCCGCGGGGGCTGCCTATTTTCGGATACGACGCAAATGCGGACGCGGTCGAGTCGGTTGGTAAGGGTGAGCTCACGGGGACTGTCTCTCAGAACGTCGACGCGCAGGCTGTTGCAGTGTTGCAGATTATCAGGAATTTGCTCGATGGCTCCAGCGGGGAAGATGTGGTCGCCAACGGTATTTCAAGACCTGACGCCCATGGCAACAAGATAAGCGCGCCCGTGCAGTACTGGGAAGATGTTAAAGCGATTATGGCCGATAACTCGGAGGTCACGAGCGCAAACTGGAAAGAGTACACCAGGGGAGCACGGGATGCAGGGGTGCGACAGGTAAGTGCGCCGACGAAAAAGGTGCTGCTCACTGTCCACAACGCGAGCAATGATTTCCTTGCTTCTGCCTATCTTCCCGCACTGAAGCATTACGCTCCGCTCCTGAATGTCGATCTCACTGTCGTGCAGGGCGATGGCCAAAACGAGCTAAGTTGCCTTGATAAGTTCACTAATCTCGACATGTTCGACGCGTTCGCGGTAAACATGGTAAAAACGAACTCGGGCGCTGACTATACAGACAAGCTCAAATACTGA
- a CDS encoding sugar ABC transporter ATP-binding protein, translated as MCDVLTIRDLSKSFARNRVLNGVNFRMGKGAVVGLMGENGAGKSTLMKCLFGMYAKDTGQILVDGSPVDFQSPKEALENGVAMVHQELNQCLDRTVMDNLFLGRYPARFGIVDEKRMFDDSLTLFASLKMDVNPRAVMRSMSVSQRQMVEIAKAMSYNAKIIVLDEPTSSLTEREIVRLFAIIRDLSKKGVAFIYISHKMDEIFQICSEVIVLRDGVLTLSQSIGEVEMSDLITAMVGRTLDKRFPDADNTVGDDYLEIRGLSTRYAPQLRDISLSVKRGEIFGLYGLVGAGRSELLEAIFGLRTIADGEISLAGKKIRLKSSRDAMKLNFAFVPEERKLNGMFAKGSIEYNTTIANLPAYKRYGLLSKKKLQEAAEREIKAMRVKCVSPSELISALSGGNQQKVIIGKWLERDPDVLLLDEPTRGIDVGAKYEIYQLIIRMAREGKTIIVVSSEMPEILGITNRIAVMSNYRLAGIVDTKSTDQEALLRLSARYL; from the coding sequence ATGTGCGATGTACTCACCATAAGGGATCTTTCTAAGTCTTTTGCGAGGAACAGGGTTCTCAACGGGGTGAACTTCCGTATGGGAAAGGGTGCCGTGGTGGGGCTTATGGGAGAAAATGGTGCGGGAAAATCCACGCTTATGAAGTGCCTCTTTGGAATGTACGCTAAGGACACTGGTCAGATTCTCGTGGATGGAAGCCCGGTGGACTTTCAGTCTCCCAAAGAAGCGCTAGAAAACGGTGTCGCCATGGTCCATCAGGAGCTCAATCAATGCCTTGATCGCACTGTCATGGACAATTTGTTTCTCGGCAGGTACCCTGCCCGTTTCGGGATAGTTGACGAGAAACGCATGTTCGACGACTCCCTCACTCTGTTCGCTTCCTTGAAAATGGACGTAAACCCGCGGGCCGTCATGCGCAGCATGTCTGTCTCTCAGCGGCAGATGGTAGAGATTGCCAAGGCGATGTCCTATAACGCGAAGATTATAGTCCTCGACGAGCCTACTTCCTCTCTCACGGAGAGGGAGATTGTCAGGCTCTTTGCCATTATACGAGACCTGAGCAAAAAAGGAGTGGCATTCATCTATATCTCCCACAAAATGGATGAGATCTTTCAGATCTGCAGCGAGGTGATTGTGCTGCGGGATGGTGTCCTCACGCTCTCACAATCCATAGGGGAAGTGGAAATGAGCGACCTCATCACCGCTATGGTCGGGCGCACTTTGGACAAGCGCTTTCCCGACGCTGACAATACCGTCGGTGACGATTATCTTGAAATACGAGGTCTTTCTACAAGGTATGCTCCGCAGCTGCGGGATATTTCCCTTTCTGTGAAAAGGGGCGAGATTTTTGGCTTGTACGGGCTGGTCGGTGCGGGGAGGAGTGAACTGCTTGAAGCGATTTTCGGCCTGCGTACCATCGCAGACGGTGAGATCTCTTTAGCAGGAAAAAAAATTCGCTTGAAGAGCAGCAGGGACGCAATGAAACTCAATTTCGCCTTTGTGCCCGAGGAACGTAAGCTCAACGGAATGTTCGCAAAGGGGAGCATAGAGTATAACACCACGATTGCAAATCTCCCTGCGTATAAGCGTTACGGTCTACTCTCAAAGAAAAAGCTGCAGGAGGCAGCGGAGCGGGAAATAAAGGCCATGCGCGTGAAGTGCGTTTCTCCAAGCGAGCTTATCAGTGCGCTCAGCGGGGGTAATCAGCAGAAAGTCATTATTGGAAAGTGGCTCGAACGCGATCCCGACGTCCTCTTGCTTGATGAGCCGACCAGGGGGATCGACGTGGGTGCGAAATATGAAATTTATCAGCTCATCATTCGTATGGCGCGTGAGGGAAAGACAATCATTGTGGTTTCTAGTGAAATGCCTGAAATTCTTGGAATCACCAACAGGATCGCAGTCATGTCCAATTATCGATTGGCTGGGATTGTGGATACAAAGAGTACCGATCAGGAAGCCTTGCTCAGACTTTCTGCGCGATACCTGTAG
- a CDS encoding galactoside ABC transporter permease, whose amino-acid sequence MRDRTQCVAVPTQAFNEILDQDGQLTAYAQRLEQLRERGSHRVALLRGELARIRQDQVLGMPEKRVQVAAHRLKISEAQAVARQCKTEETQLVRKAVARVRGLFRDFDCSVRDAMREQRLLLKQVATVQHTSASSDQREHCLAQLRQCKEARHHAYRSLVEKSAALRNGKMTFIERVVRALREYSFNFDATQFFLANGLYIAIAVFFIACIVVAPFSGNGNLLTIPNILTILEQSSVRMFYAVGVAGIILLAGTDLSIGRMVAMGSVVTGIILHPGQNIVTFFGLGPWDFTPVPMAVRVVMSLAVSVALCVSFSLFAGFFSARLKIHPFISTLATQLIIYGVLFFGTSGTPVGSIDPYIKDLFGGRWILGTMQGTLVTFPKLIIPATIAVAIAWFIWNKTILGKNMYAVGGNAEAANVSGISVFGVTMSVFAMAAVFYGFGAFFETFKANASAGTGQGYELDAIASCVVGGISFNGGIGKLEGAVVGVIIFTGLTYCLTFLGIDTNLQFVFKGLIIIAAVALDSVKYLKRR is encoded by the coding sequence ATGCGCGATCGTACACAGTGTGTGGCGGTGCCAACTCAAGCGTTCAATGAGATTTTAGATCAGGACGGTCAGCTCACCGCGTACGCCCAAAGGCTCGAGCAGTTACGAGAGCGCGGTTCCCATAGGGTTGCCTTGCTCCGCGGGGAGCTTGCGCGCATACGGCAGGATCAGGTCTTGGGCATGCCGGAGAAAAGGGTGCAGGTTGCGGCGCACAGGCTCAAGATTTCCGAAGCGCAGGCCGTTGCACGACAGTGCAAAACTGAGGAAACGCAGTTGGTTAGGAAGGCTGTCGCGCGTGTAAGGGGGCTCTTTCGAGACTTTGACTGCTCTGTGCGCGACGCGATGCGCGAACAGCGGCTCTTGCTAAAGCAAGTTGCGACGGTGCAGCACACCTCTGCCTCATCTGACCAAAGAGAGCACTGTCTGGCTCAGCTCCGGCAATGCAAGGAGGCGCGACACCACGCCTACCGTTCCTTGGTCGAAAAGAGCGCTGCGCTGCGGAACGGGAAAATGACGTTTATCGAGCGCGTGGTGCGTGCTCTTAGAGAATATTCGTTCAATTTTGACGCAACCCAGTTCTTCCTCGCAAATGGTTTGTACATTGCTATTGCGGTATTCTTTATTGCGTGCATCGTAGTTGCACCTTTCTCTGGTAATGGCAATCTTCTTACCATTCCCAACATTCTCACCATACTGGAGCAGTCTTCAGTGCGCATGTTCTATGCGGTGGGAGTAGCAGGTATTATCCTGCTGGCAGGAACTGACCTCAGCATTGGGCGTATGGTGGCAATGGGGTCTGTAGTCACGGGTATTATTCTTCATCCGGGACAGAATATCGTTACATTTTTTGGACTGGGGCCGTGGGATTTTACCCCTGTCCCCATGGCTGTCCGTGTAGTCATGTCACTTGCAGTTTCTGTCGCACTTTGCGTTTCGTTCAGCCTATTTGCAGGATTCTTTTCTGCTCGCCTCAAAATACACCCTTTCATTTCAACTCTTGCAACGCAGCTTATCATCTACGGGGTTTTGTTTTTTGGGACAAGTGGTACGCCAGTTGGCTCTATTGACCCATACATCAAAGACCTATTCGGTGGGCGGTGGATTCTAGGCACCATGCAGGGCACACTCGTGACCTTCCCAAAGCTGATAATTCCTGCCACCATTGCGGTGGCCATCGCGTGGTTCATTTGGAACAAGACGATTCTAGGAAAAAATATGTACGCCGTTGGAGGGAATGCTGAGGCAGCGAATGTTAGCGGCATCAGTGTTTTCGGGGTGACTATGAGCGTTTTTGCAATGGCAGCTGTGTTTTATGGCTTTGGCGCGTTTTTTGAGACGTTCAAGGCAAATGCAAGTGCGGGCACTGGTCAGGGTTATGAGCTCGACGCAATTGCCTCCTGTGTGGTAGGGGGTATCTCCTTCAACGGGGGAATCGGAAAACTCGAGGGTGCCGTGGTAGGCGTAATCATTTTCACCGGTCTTACCTATTGTCTGACTTTTTTAGGCATCGATACAAATCTTCAGTTCGTGTTCAAGGGTTTGATCATCATCGCTGCAGTTGCACTCGACAGTGTGAAGTATCTGAAACGCCGCTAG
- the recG gene encoding ATP-dependent DNA helicase RecG translates to MLIGEIKEPVSVLKGTGKVVLAQLERLNISTIGDILSYWPRLWEDRTQEQMFSQWTLAHRLQVRVSVTAHCWFGFGKSKTLKLVVQDGQGCVAELLCFRRNFLHFMFPVGSEAVVYGSFYEKDGLLESSSFDIEKIDCIEKKILPVYPLTKGLKQMKLRMLICAAMDQWIGTVDSELPKPILEKYHLLTKRDVLLSMHTPRTLDDVAKGKHSLIFEEFFSLQMTIGMRSLQKRGRLPLTQGESDQQSAIPSVVSELSLLQKKLHRCLPFELTVDQKRVITEITQDLEREEPMARLIQGDVGSGKTLVAFFSCLKIIEQGGQVALLAPTELLARQHADTAARLLAPIGIRLAFLTGNVKSEGRAYLLEALVAGEINLVVGTHALFSKSVRYHDLRLVIIDEQHRFGVLQRSALIQKGREGNPQGKTPHIIMMSATPIPRTLALSVFGDLDISIIKSMPGGRKPVITYIARKTKAEKVYEFVGNEIEKGRQAYFIYPRIHDIGLTDLKSVQCMYMYLKNYFARYAVAMIHSKMTEEEQQRIMKYFSEGTVHILVATSVVEVGVDVPNANCIVIEHAERFGLSALHQLRGRVGRGDVQSYCFLMHGDEMTECAKRRLKIMGSTADGFVIAEEDLKLRGPGDVGDTKNFEQSGYSGFRVADPVRDYPILQVAREAAFELLRKEKGSSEAR, encoded by the coding sequence ATGCTCATTGGAGAAATAAAAGAGCCAGTTTCTGTACTGAAGGGAACAGGGAAAGTTGTTCTTGCGCAGTTGGAAAGGCTAAACATTAGCACTATTGGAGATATCCTTTCGTACTGGCCTCGTTTGTGGGAAGATAGAACGCAAGAACAGATGTTTTCCCAATGGACGCTGGCGCATAGATTGCAAGTACGAGTTAGTGTCACTGCACATTGCTGGTTTGGATTTGGCAAGAGCAAGACTCTCAAGCTTGTGGTACAGGATGGCCAAGGATGCGTCGCTGAATTGTTATGTTTTCGCCGTAATTTTTTGCATTTTATGTTTCCTGTTGGAAGTGAAGCAGTCGTGTATGGAAGTTTTTATGAAAAGGATGGGTTGCTGGAAAGTAGTTCATTTGATATCGAAAAAATCGATTGTATTGAAAAAAAGATTTTGCCTGTCTATCCCTTAACCAAAGGGTTAAAACAAATGAAATTAAGAATGCTCATTTGTGCAGCAATGGATCAATGGATTGGCACGGTTGATTCTGAATTGCCCAAACCTATTCTTGAGAAATATCATCTACTCACAAAACGAGACGTATTGCTTAGTATGCATACCCCAAGAACGCTGGATGATGTTGCGAAGGGAAAACATTCTTTGATATTTGAAGAATTTTTTTCTCTTCAAATGACTATCGGTATGCGCTCTTTACAGAAGCGGGGGAGATTGCCTCTTACACAGGGAGAATCTGATCAGCAGTCGGCTATTCCGTCAGTTGTTTCTGAATTATCTTTGTTACAGAAGAAACTTCACCGGTGTTTGCCATTTGAGTTGACAGTGGATCAGAAAAGAGTAATTACAGAAATTACGCAGGATCTTGAAAGAGAAGAACCGATGGCACGGCTAATTCAGGGAGACGTTGGATCAGGAAAAACGTTAGTGGCGTTTTTTTCTTGTTTAAAAATTATTGAACAAGGTGGACAGGTCGCACTGCTTGCTCCAACTGAATTACTTGCACGCCAGCATGCTGACACTGCAGCTCGATTACTTGCTCCTATTGGGATTCGACTTGCATTCCTGACAGGTAATGTGAAAAGTGAAGGAAGGGCGTACTTGCTCGAAGCTCTTGTTGCAGGAGAAATCAATTTAGTTGTAGGAACACATGCGCTGTTTTCAAAGAGCGTAAGATACCATGATCTGAGGTTGGTTATCATTGACGAACAGCATCGTTTTGGAGTGTTACAGCGTTCGGCCTTGATTCAGAAAGGAAGGGAAGGGAACCCTCAGGGAAAGACTCCACACATTATTATGATGAGCGCAACTCCAATTCCACGTACGCTTGCACTTTCTGTATTTGGTGATTTAGATATTTCAATAATTAAATCTATGCCTGGTGGAAGAAAACCAGTGATTACGTATATTGCAAGAAAGACGAAAGCAGAAAAGGTGTATGAGTTTGTGGGAAATGAAATAGAAAAAGGTAGGCAGGCATATTTTATTTATCCACGTATTCATGACATAGGATTAACCGATTTAAAATCGGTGCAATGTATGTATATGTATCTAAAAAATTATTTTGCACGATATGCTGTTGCGATGATTCACTCAAAAATGACTGAGGAAGAGCAGCAGCGTATCATGAAGTATTTCAGCGAAGGTACCGTCCATATCTTGGTTGCTACAAGCGTTGTTGAAGTGGGAGTGGATGTACCAAATGCGAATTGTATCGTTATAGAGCACGCGGAGCGTTTTGGCCTCTCTGCACTACATCAACTGCGTGGTCGGGTTGGTCGGGGTGATGTGCAGTCGTATTGTTTCTTAATGCATGGGGACGAAATGACTGAGTGTGCGAAACGCAGGCTGAAAATTATGGGAAGTACTGCGGATGGATTTGTTATCGCCGAAGAGGATCTGAAGTTACGAGGACCAGGGGATGTGGGAGATACCAAGAACTTTGAGCAATCTGGGTACAGTGGATTTCGGGTTGCGGATCCAGTAAGAGATTACCCTATCCTCCAAGTTGCGCGCGAAGCGGCGTTCGAACTACTGAGAAAAGAAAAGGGCTCATCTGAAGCACGGTAG